TTTACTATCGTAATAATTAAGTCCAAGAAAATCACAGCGTCCTTCTTTGATCAGCTCCATATCACCTGCTTCAATCGTTGGCTGGCAGTCATGTTCTCTCATATAAGCTTGCATCGCAGGTAAGTAGTTTCCCTTACAATATAATTCTAAAAAGAAGGTATTCCGCAACTCTTCTGCTTTTTCGGCAGCCAAGATATCTTTTGGATCACAGGTTTTGGGATACACGGGTGAGATCCCGATCGCTGGACCAATTTTTGCATCGGGTAAAAGCTGATGACATAATTTTACTGCACTAGCATGCGCTAAAGTCATGATATGGTTCATTTCATACTTTTGCTTTAATAACGATTGCTCATTCTCTTCAGTAAACGTAATCAGGTACGGCAATAAAAACATATTGCTTTGTTCATTGATCGTCAGCCAATACTTCACTCGATCACCAAACTGTTCAAATAATACGCGACAATACTCAATAAAATCAGGAATGATTTTCCTTGAACTAAAACCGCCATACTCCTCTTGTAAAACAACTGGTAAATCAAAATGATAGATCGTCACAATGGGTTCTATCTTATTTTTAAGCAATTCATCGATCAGCTGAGTATAAAAATCAACCCCCGCCTGATTGATTTTCCCTCTACCATCAGGCAAAATTCGCGTCCAAGCAATACTAAAACGATAGGCCGTCAAGCCTAATTCTTTCATCAAGCGAATGTCTTCTTCAAACCG
This sequence is a window from Enterococcus sp. 7F3_DIV0205. Protein-coding genes within it:
- a CDS encoding glycoside hydrolase family 1 protein codes for the protein MPSFPNEFLWGAATAAYQVEGAYLEDGKTLSVVDESIAPEYADTSIASDHYHRFEEDIRLMKELGLTAYRFSIAWTRILPDGRGKINQAGVDFYTQLIDELLKNKIEPIVTIYHFDLPVVLQEEYGGFSSRKIIPDFIEYCRVLFEQFGDRVKYWLTINEQSNMFLLPYLITFTEENEQSLLKQKYEMNHIMTLAHASAVKLCHQLLPDAKIGPAIGISPVYPKTCDPKDILAAEKAEELRNTFFLELYCKGNYLPAMQAYMREHDCQPTIEAGDMELIKEGRCDFLGLNYYDSKTVEHVTAYDRGKELVINKSGEVGSTEKEVIEGIYKGCNNPYLDRNDWDWEIDPEGLRITLNRIYQRYEVPLIITENGLGAVDTLTVDKQIHDEYRIDYLKKHLEQVHLAMVQDGIEVFGFCPWSFIDLISTTSGFRKRYGFVYVDRTDTEIKELIRYKKDSFYWYQGVIRRNRKGFEL